One stretch of Gammaproteobacteria bacterium DNA includes these proteins:
- a CDS encoding molybdopterin-dependent oxidoreductase translates to MSPSESDRIVNGICPHDCPDACGMQTRVRDGRAVEVEADAGHPVTAGWLCAKVAPYLERVYHPRRLRVPLRRVGARGSNQWQEISWPAAIDEISQRWRGIIDEYGAEAILPYSYSGTLGLVQMTVASARFWNRLGASQLERSICMAATRHAVRATLGARMSPPYHHVLDSKLLVFWGHNPVSTAPHLMPFVHRAQKQGCKLVVIDPLRSRSVRHCDLHLQPLPGTDLALALGVARELIVNGDHDPHWLQQHAHGWEQFHQHVMSYDLERVAQITAVPAAQIEQFARFYGQLKPSMIRLGDAVNRNRQGGQTVRAIACLPALTGQYGVRGGGLSCSTGDYFQWDDEAINRWQNCPPAGRLVNMNRLGAALRGEVTDPPIQSLFVFCANPMVSAPNTGVVKKGLEREDLFTVVHDLFLTDTARYADIVLPATSQLEHTDLHRGYGHTLLGYNHPAIAPLGESKSNWEVMQLLSKAMGFKDSWLFESADEVIDGVLQATRATTDRLADTSLETLQQNAQVAFASADEVPFAGGRFATPSAKIELYCEAYAEIGLSPLPEWQAVDDDLDAEQETSLQLVSPAAHHFVNSSMANVASLQRREKTPRVLINPVDAAPRKIVDTQQVRLRNRRGYCIRSACVSDLVRPGVAIAVNGFWAPGDEPVTVNWTTSDELADVAGQSTFQSNRVWVEPADQA, encoded by the coding sequence ATGAGCCCGTCTGAATCCGACCGTATCGTCAACGGCATCTGTCCGCATGATTGCCCGGATGCCTGCGGCATGCAGACCCGGGTGCGCGACGGTCGTGCCGTCGAGGTCGAGGCCGATGCCGGGCACCCGGTAACCGCCGGCTGGTTGTGCGCCAAGGTCGCGCCTTATCTCGAACGCGTTTACCATCCGCGACGCCTGCGCGTGCCGCTCAGGCGAGTCGGCGCACGCGGCTCGAACCAATGGCAGGAAATCAGCTGGCCAGCAGCAATCGACGAAATCAGCCAACGCTGGCGGGGAATTATTGACGAATACGGTGCCGAGGCGATTCTCCCCTATAGCTACAGCGGCACCCTGGGGCTGGTACAGATGACCGTCGCCAGTGCGCGTTTCTGGAATCGACTCGGCGCCAGCCAGTTAGAGCGTTCGATCTGCATGGCGGCTACCCGCCACGCGGTGCGTGCTACCCTCGGTGCGCGCATGAGCCCACCCTATCACCACGTGCTCGACTCGAAGTTACTCGTGTTCTGGGGTCATAATCCAGTCAGCACCGCGCCGCACCTGATGCCCTTCGTACACAGGGCTCAAAAACAGGGCTGCAAACTGGTCGTCATCGACCCGCTGCGTTCGCGTTCGGTGCGCCATTGCGATTTGCACCTGCAACCCCTGCCCGGCACCGACCTGGCGCTCGCGCTGGGCGTGGCCCGGGAACTCATCGTCAATGGGGATCACGACCCGCACTGGCTGCAGCAACACGCCCACGGCTGGGAACAGTTTCACCAGCATGTCATGTCTTACGACCTCGAACGCGTCGCACAAATAACTGCTGTTCCAGCAGCGCAAATCGAACAGTTTGCGCGATTTTATGGTCAACTCAAGCCGTCGATGATCCGCCTCGGAGATGCGGTCAATCGTAACCGACAGGGTGGCCAGACGGTACGCGCAATCGCCTGCCTGCCCGCCCTCACCGGGCAATACGGGGTTCGTGGTGGGGGCTTGAGTTGTTCCACCGGCGACTACTTTCAATGGGATGACGAGGCGATCAACCGCTGGCAGAACTGCCCACCAGCCGGGCGCCTGGTCAATATGAACCGCCTCGGCGCGGCGCTTCGCGGCGAAGTAACCGATCCACCGATTCAGTCCCTGTTCGTATTCTGCGCCAACCCGATGGTCTCGGCACCCAACACGGGGGTTGTCAAGAAGGGGCTCGAACGAGAAGATTTGTTCACCGTGGTGCACGATTTATTCCTCACCGACACCGCGCGCTACGCCGATATCGTGCTGCCCGCGACCTCGCAGCTAGAACATACCGATCTGCATCGCGGTTACGGTCATACCCTGCTCGGTTACAACCACCCGGCGATTGCGCCGCTCGGGGAATCGAAAAGCAACTGGGAAGTCATGCAGCTATTGTCGAAAGCAATGGGTTTCAAAGATTCCTGGCTGTTTGAGTCGGCGGACGAAGTGATCGATGGGGTATTACAGGCCACCCGGGCAACAACCGACAGGCTCGCCGATACCTCGCTTGAAACCCTGCAGCAAAACGCGCAGGTCGCCTTTGCCAGCGCGGACGAGGTGCCGTTTGCAGGTGGACGCTTTGCAACACCGAGCGCTAAAATCGAACTCTACTGCGAAGCCTACGCCGAGATCGGGCTATCGCCGTTGCCCGAATGGCAGGCAGTCGATGACGACCTCGACGCCGAGCAGGAAACATCATTGCAACTGGTTTCACCGGCGGCGCATCATTTCGTCAATTCGAGCATGGCCAATGTTGCCAGCCTGCAACGGCGAGAAAAAACGCCGCGAGTACTGATTAATCCCGTCGATGCGGCGCCCCGGAAGATCGTGGATACCCAGCAGGTGCGGCTGCGCAACCGCCGTGGCTACTGCATTCGAAGCGCCTGTGTC